One region of Juglans microcarpa x Juglans regia isolate MS1-56 chromosome 7S, Jm3101_v1.0, whole genome shotgun sequence genomic DNA includes:
- the LOC121240465 gene encoding EPIDERMAL PATTERNING FACTOR-like protein 6, giving the protein MEWKRSSRPRPRNKPPIFYCISIFFFSFCALFSSIGSKPTCEASTCPMSAKADQILLQESHRERTEEESMVSLAWRTSTSLARRFLGGPGSSPPRCTLKCGKCTPCKPIHVPVPPGTPVTAEYYPEAWRCKCGNRLYMP; this is encoded by the exons ATGGAGTGGAAGAGAAGTAGTCGACCGAGGCCCAGAAACAAACCCCCTATTTTCTACTGtatctccatcttcttcttctcattttgCGCACTGTTCAGCAGTATCGGCTCCAAACCTACATGTGAAG CTAGCACGTGTCCCATGTCTGCTAAGGCCGATCAAATACTTCTTCAG GAATCCCATAGGGAGAGAACAGAGGAGGAGAGCATGGTGTCACTAGCCTGGAGGACATCAACGAGCTTGGCAAGGAGGTTTTTGGGCGGGCCTGGATCATCGCCGCCACGATGCACGTTGAAGTGCGGCAAGTGCACGCCGTGCAAACCAATCCACGTGCCAGTGCCACCCGGAACACCGGTGACTGCCGAGTATTATCCCGAAGCTTGGAGGTGCAAATGTGGCAATAGGTTGTACATGCCATGA